One region of Rhodospirillales bacterium genomic DNA includes:
- a CDS encoding class I SAM-dependent methyltransferase has product MDLALAHPEHGYYRTRDPLGQTGDFITAPEISQMFGEIIGLWAAVVWQSLGCPDPFILAEFGPGRGTMMADALRAAKLQPGFVEAAHIHLVETSPTLRAHQKETLAGHHPIWHDTIEDLPQGPSIIIANEFFDALPIQQFLLGEHGWTERLIAGGDPFHFVASKPIPDAIRLAENLPETSPPNTIKETCPAALAIAESIARRLVEHSGACLIIDYGYADDAVGETWQAIQHHEFVDPLIDPGDSDLTAHVNFKALCQAGRAGGASCFGPVTQGAFLMDLGIGQRAQRLNKNATPEQIEVIDASLRRLIAPSEMGNLFKVMALASPDLETLPGLSQNSEAQNIEAQNTVAPS; this is encoded by the coding sequence ATGGATTTGGCCCTGGCCCATCCGGAACACGGGTATTACCGGACCCGTGACCCCTTGGGCCAAACAGGTGATTTCATCACCGCGCCGGAAATCAGCCAGATGTTTGGGGAAATCATTGGCCTGTGGGCGGCCGTCGTCTGGCAATCGCTGGGCTGTCCTGATCCCTTTATCCTTGCCGAATTTGGCCCCGGCCGGGGCACCATGATGGCCGATGCACTCAGGGCTGCAAAATTGCAACCGGGCTTTGTTGAGGCTGCACACATTCATCTGGTGGAAACCAGCCCAACCTTGCGCGCCCACCAGAAGGAAACCTTGGCTGGCCATCACCCGATTTGGCACGACACCATCGAAGACCTGCCCCAAGGCCCCAGCATCATCATCGCCAATGAATTTTTTGACGCCCTTCCTATTCAGCAATTTTTATTGGGGGAACACGGCTGGACGGAACGCTTGATTGCAGGGGGTGACCCGTTTCATTTTGTTGCCTCAAAACCCATCCCGGATGCCATCCGACTGGCAGAAAATCTGCCCGAAACATCCCCCCCCAACACCATCAAGGAAACCTGCCCTGCGGCATTGGCGATTGCCGAATCCATCGCGCGGCGTCTGGTTGAACATTCCGGGGCCTGTTTGATCATTGATTATGGGTACGCCGATGATGCGGTTGGAGAAACCTGGCAGGCCATCCAACATCACGAATTTGTCGATCCATTGATCGACCCAGGTGATTCGGATTTGACGGCCCATGTAAATTTCAAAGCCCTCTGCCAGGCCGGTCGCGCAGGCGGGGCGTCGTGTTTTGGTCCCGTAACCCAGGGTGCCTTTTTAATGGACCTTGGCATTGGCCAACGCGCCCAACGCCTGAACAAAAATGCCACGCCCGAACAGATTGAAGTGATTGACGCGTCTTTGCGGCGTTTGATTGCGCCATCGGAAATGGGCAACCTGTTTAAGGTGATGGCGCTGGCCAGCCCCGATTTGGAAACCCTACCCGGTCTTTCACAGAACAGCGAGGCACAGAACATAGAGGCACAAAACACAGTGGCCCCGTCATGA